One window from the genome of Plasmodium relictum strain SGS1 genome assembly, chromosome: 12 encodes:
- the CNB gene encoding protein phosphatase 2b regulatory subunit, putative produces the protein MGNTQGILSEKDQKDLLQASNFSETDIKKMYKRFIELDTNKNGELDPNELFDVPEICDNPLVKRVISIFDSNSDGKVSFVEFLVGITKLASSTDDFQKKKFAFDVYDINKDGMISNGELFTVMKMMVGNNLSDIQLQQLVDRTIIQADKDGDGMISFEEFKDMISHMDVGNKLKLDL, from the exons ATGGG aaacacACAAGGAATATTATCTGAGAAGGACCAGAAAGATTTGCTACAAGCATCTAATTTTAGTGAAACtgacataaaaaaaatgtataaaagATTCATTGAACTggatacaaataaaaatgggGAATTAGATCCAAATGAATTATTTGATGTTCCTGAAATATGTGAt AATCCTTTAGTAAAAAGAGTTATATCAATATTTGATTCCAATTCAGATGGAAAGGTTTCCTTTGTTGAATTTTTAGTTGGAATAA cTAAATTAGCATCAAGCACTGAtgattttcaaaaaaaaaaatttgcttTTGACGTTtatgatattaataaagatGGAATGATTTCTAATGGAGAATTATTTACtgtaatgaaaatgatgGTTGGAAACAATTTAAGTGATATACAA TTACAGCAATTAGTAGACCGAACTATTATACAAGCAGATAAAGATGGCGATGGAATGATTTCATTTGAAGAATTTAAAGat atgaTATCACACATGGATGTTGGAAATAAACTAAAACTggatttataa
- the TSR1 gene encoding ribosome biogenesis protein TSR1, putative, with product MKHKSHLKQKNKHFKKCKSKKKKKSIKNIQKKKKKNVNEKYSDILYRKHQSHNTKTDNLKSERVEKSKYIPFYDSLNICILGFHEEVDVLSFKREFIKYLCEKNEVDVLENNIKLYDAYTIHFDKKKKKRSLVIYDIPRDIYGIIDGTKCADLILCVFKNASIQNSAFDELGYELLSVLKTQGVPSVIGVGYNTSESNKYSHKYVMRYFNSEFTLDDKIFFINSNNKDYDFLKLYNEIMNMKIKKVSYREGRGYMIVDSYSYNPENDFVYLKGFVKGIGFNVHNPIHITSVGDYYINDIYVIDVLTQKRNNEDINEQNSFLLNQNSEQENKTNFINKFLINNKSINHNIHYNYVLVQSIRNKNDFNDEDDFRCIRPYNMEENNLLVKNLMTLQNKDISESLSSKHFGCTNDNVDINNYTVYKCNMNNSLNSNTDKIYKNLDTMNITNSNNINNINMNNNISDVYNNGNVNNTWTYISNEKHEVSEDVIGSYDRNEVKNKNNFYSFIDNEESSNNSIMSEENSSFGDNEDSKMEEDENDDTCIDRDSENYDNVYLSKHISAKERFKKYRSLQSFRTSYIDVYEDLPLEYSRIYDYESFENLIKYSKRKYLENCKIINNEFTLTDAYCLLLIKNDGKLINLINSKTKKIPLVLSSLLPFERKVTVVNMEIMRTPFYCDKVESKEIFEIVCGFRHFMSRPIFSEQIIKGTQSKAKYEKYLKSGDKYVASIYGFTTVTSSPVFIIKKNMQGKCNNLLEIKAPDNEKISQYCNNYEMQKYDNSNDFCSKKNAFLNGKSSNVSNFVESNISNDYDFNSDSILIAHGKVVNCDCKRIIMKRICLCGQIFKIHKKKAVIRNMFYNPKDINYFKPVELHTKFGLTGKILESLGTHGKMKCLFNNVLKQHDKVFIFLYKRVYPVWFPLTWNGDQNLGPDDKPSQQKRKI from the coding sequence atgaaGCATAAGTCACATTTAAAGCAGaaaaataaacattttaaaaaatgtaaaagcaaaaaaaaaaaaaaaagtataaaaaacatacagaaaaaaaagaagaaaaatgtaaatgaaaaatatagtGATATATTATATAGGAAGCATCAATCTCATAATACAAAGACGGATAACTTAAAAAGTGAAAGGGTagaaaaatcaaaatatataCCATTTTATGACTCAttaaatatatgcatattaGGTTTTCATGAGGAAGTAGATgtattatcttttaaaagagagtttataaaatatttgtgtgaaaaaaatgaagttgATGtgttagaaaataatataaaattatatgatgCATATACAATacattttgataaaaaaaaaaagaagagatCTTTAGTAATCTATGATATACCTAGAGATATATATGGTATTATAGATGGAACAAAATGTGCtgatttaattttatgtgtttttaaaaatgcaTCTATTCAAAATTCGGCTTTTGATGAATTAGGTTATGAATTATTGTCAGTTTTAAAAACACAAGGAGTTCCTTCAGTCATTGGTGTAGGATATAATACTAGTGAAAGTAATAAATACTCACATAAATATGTAATGAGATATTTTAATTCAGAATTTACATTAGACgataaaatattctttattaatagtaataataaagattacgattttctaaaattgtataatgaaataatgaatatgaaaataaaaaaagtatccTATAGAGAAGGAAGAGGATATATGATAGTTGATTCTTATTCATACAATCCAGAAAAtgattttgtttatttaaaagGATTTGTTAAGGGTATTGGGTTTAACGTTCATAACCCTATACACATAACTAGCGTTGGAGATTATTACATAAATGATATTTATGTAATAGATGTTTTAActcaaaaaagaaataacgaagatataaatgaacaaaattcttttcttttaaatcaaAATAGTGAACAGGAAAATAAaactaattttataaataagtttcttattaataataaaagtattaatCATAATATCCACTATAATTATGTTCTTGTTCAAAGTATTAGAAACAAGAATGATTTTAATGATGAAGATGATTTTAGATGTATACGACCATATAATATGGAAGAGAATAATTTGTTGGTTAAGAATTTAATGACTCTTCAAAACAAAGATATATCAGAGTCACTTTCTTCAAAACATTTTGGTTGTACTAATGATAATGtagatattaataattatactGTTTACAAAtgtaatatgaataatagtTTAAATAGTAATAcagataaaatatataaaaatttggaTACTATGAATATAACCAATAGtaacaatataaataatatcaatatgaataataacaTCAGCGATGTGTATAATAATGGAAATGTGAATAATACGTGGACATATATATCAAACGAAAAACATGAAGTAAGCGAGGATGTTATTGGTTCTTATGATAGAaatgaagtaaaaaataaaaataatttctacAGTTTTATAGATAATGAAGAATCCTCAAATAATAGCATTATGTCTGAAGAAAATAGTTCTTTTGGAGATAATGAAGATTCAAAAATGgaagaagatgaaaatgaTGATACTTGTATTGATAGAGACTCGGAAAATTATGATAATGTATATTTGAGCAAACATATAAGTGCAAAAGAACGGTTCAAGAAATATAGAAGTTTGCAAAGTTTTAGAACATCGTATATAGATGTTTATGAGGACTTACCATTGGAATATTCACGCATTTATGATTATGAAAGTTTTGAAAActtaattaaatattcaaaaagaAAGTATTTAGAAAATtgcaaaattataaataatgaatttacTCTAACAGATGCTTATTGTTTACTTCTTATTAAGAATGATGGAAAATtgattaatttaattaattctaaaacaaaaaaaatacctCTTGTTTTGTCAAGTTTATTGCCATTTGAAAGAAAAGTAACAGTTGTAAACATGGAAATAATGAGGACTCCATTTTATTGCGACAAAGTAGAATCAAAAGAAATTTTTGAAATTGTATGTGGTTTTAGACATTTCATGAGTCGTCCTATATTTAGTGAACAAATAATTAAAGGAACTCAATCAAAAGCCAAATATGAAAAGTATTTGAAAAGTGGAGATAAATATGTTGCTTCTATATATGGTTTTACAACAGTAACATCTTCTCCAgttttcattataaaaaaaaatatgcaagGTAAATGTAATAACTTGCTAGAAATTAAAGCACCGGATAACGAAAAAATTTCACAGTATTGCAATAATTATGAAATGcaaaaatatgataattcTAATGATTTTTGTAGCaaaaaaaatgcattttTAAACGGTAAAAGCAGTAATGTTAGTAACTTTGTTGAATCAAATATATCAAATGATTATGATTTTAATTCAGATTCAATATTAATTGCTCATGGTAAGGTTGTTAATTGTGATTGTAAGAGAATAATTATGAAGAGAATATGTCTATGTGggcaaatttttaaaattcataaaaaaaaagctgTCATAAGGAATATGTTTTATAATCCTAAAGATATAAACTATTTTAAGCCAGTAGAATTACATACTAAATTTGGGTTAACTGGAAAGATATTAGAATCATTAGGTACACATGGAAAAATGAAATGCTTATTTAATAATGTATTAAAGCAACATGataaagtttttatttttttatataaaagagTATACCCAGTATGGTTTCCATTAACATGGAATGGAGATCAAAATTTAGGTCCTGATGATAAGCCATCACAACAAAAgcgaaaaatataa
- a CDS encoding sortilin, putative — protein sequence MKKKIEKNQLLSTIYSNETKMQKKKIFKSINKNLFFLIIFLFSLIKLTECQIAKKKVSVSEINFDSAVDDVQWCGHNHMTVLVKTVKGRLYRSADGGKIWANITGNLSESANRRNDITNQSNEVIVVDLIMVNPVNKNIVLIIGNHKNHFISEDAGETFRLMNYQNKINFWQFHNTKTHWALVSSWTSACYSNTEKNGECMQTLSLTKDLGRTFQLIDIYVVQFNWGDKESHLEDTIYYTRHKNRNGHQQRFSGWSKDVDFVSTNNFGKSVEVLVKQGNKFLISNGYIFVAKLNDVIKQTVNMMVSTDGGKTFNKANLPENIHEKSYTVLDTSEGAIMLHVNHGSSSDSVNIGNVYISDASGLNYTLSLPNNIRTSSGECEFDRILSLDGVYIANFLDVNDDIKEDDLRFRNFKYELEEDFSMSETNVERRKKQASKGKNEDLVRTVISFDKGGAWSYLKAPKVDSRGNKYDCEDNCYLHLHGITNYHQYAPFYSIENAVGIIMGTGNVGSHLRYESDEVNTFLSRDGGVTWVEAHKGPYIYEYGDHGGLIVMADDLRKTNQIVFSWNEGQSWFDFELGQFSIDVDNIVAEPSSSSVEFLVYGTRNDVGVLYHLDFNALGQPPCKGLWAADSVSSDYETWTPSSGRFSDKCILGRKVTYTRRKQTSECFNGKDLKRTIDKKPCECTPEDYECETGFTRKIGSYECKPNDPTLTIEGCTSSSYFYADAYRKVPGDVCINGWVPEKVPVPCPAHAPFNRSAKSILFIIFIMAMIMLIVTYICRNPKFKNLFYNYGFDTFEHVKYSVIKNKRGNVNTNVFEPEMEFIDAEQDDNEEDVPTLLPYSNERNRSKNNDFKLARNRSNQNNLNASRNISPPKNYSDNIELL from the exons atgaaaaaaaagattgaAAAAAATCAGTTGCTATCTACAATTTATTCAAATGAAACaaaaatgcaaaaaaaaaaaatttttaaaagtataaataaaaatttgttttttcttattatttttttattttctttaataaaattaacagAATGTCAaatagcaaaaaaaaaagtttcagTTAGTGAAATAAATTTTGATAGTGCCGTGGATGATGTTCAGTGGTGTGGCCATAATCATATGACAGTTTTAGTAAAAACAGTAAAAGGAAGATTATATAGAAGTGCAGATGGAGGTAAAATATGGGCAAATATAACAGGAAATTTATCAGAAAGTGCAAATAGAAGAAACGATATTACAAATCAATCAAATGAAGTTATAGTAGTAGATCTTATTATGGTTAATCcagttaataaaaatatagtattAATTATAGGTAATCATAAAAATCATTTCATTTCAGAGGATGCAGGAGAAACTTTCCGTTTAATGaattatcaaaataaaataaatttttggCAATTTCATAATACGAAAACTCACTGGGCTTTAGTTTCTTCATGGACTTCAGCTTGCTATTCAAACACAGAAAAAAATGGAGAATGTATGCAAACTTTATCTTTAACAAAAGATTTAGGTAGAACATTTCAGTTAATAGATATTTATGTTGTTCAATTTAATTGGGGAGATAAGGAGTCACACTTAGAAGATACGATATATTATACTCGccataaaaatagaaatggACACCAACAAAGATTCAGTGGATGGTCCAAAGATGTTGACTTTGTAAGTACAAACAATTTTGGAAAAAGTGTAGAAGTATTAGTAAAACAaggaaataaatttttaatatcgaATGGATATATCTTCGTTGCAAAATTAAATGATGTAATTAAGCAAACTGTTAATATGATGGTCTCAACTGATGGAGGAAAAACCTTTAATAAAGCTAATTTACCTGAAAATATACATGAAAAATCATATACAGTTTTAGATACTTCAGAAGGTGCTATAATGCTACATGTAAATCATGGATCATCTTCAGATAGCGTCAATATAGGTAATGTTTATATTTCTGATGCTTCAGGACTAAATTATACTTTATCATTACCAAATAATATAAGAACATCTTCAGGAGAATGTGAATTTGATAGAATATTGAGTTTAGACGGAGTGTATATAGCAAACTTTTTAGATGTTAATGATGACATAAAAGAAGATGATTTAAGATTTcgtaattttaaatatgaattaGAAGAAGACTTTAGTATGTCTGAAACAAATGttgaaagaagaaaaaaacaagCATCCAAaggaaaaaatgaagatttaGTTAGAACTGTAATTTCTTTTGATAAAGGAGGTGCATGGTCTTATTTGAAGGCTCCAAAAGTAGATAGTAGAGGAAATAAATATGATTGTGAAGATAACTGTTATTTACATTTGCACGGTATTACTAATTATCATCAGTACGCACCATTTTATTCTATTGAAAATGCTGTTGGCATAATCATGGGAACAGGTAATGTAGGCAGTCATTTGAGATATGAAAGCGATGAAGTCAATACTTTTTTATCAAGAGATGGAGGTGTAACATGGGTTGAAGCTCATAAAGGTCCATATATTTATGAGTATGGGGATCATGGTGGATTAATAGTTATGGCTGATGATTTACGTAAAACAAATCAAATTGTATTTAGCTGGAATGAAGGACAAAGTTGGTTTGATTTTGAATTAGGACAATTTTCAATTGATGTTGATAATATTGTTGCAGAACCTAGTTCATCTTCTGTAGAATTTTTAGTATATGGTACTAGAAATGATGTAGGAGTTTTATATCATCTCGATTTTAATGCTCTTGGTCAACCTCCATGTAAAGGGTTATGGGCAGCTGATTCTGTTTCTTCTGATTATGAAACCTGGACCCCTTCTAGTGGAAGGTTTTCTGATAAATGCATATTAGGAAGAAAGGTTACTTACACAAGGAGAAAACAAACATCTGAATGTTTTAATGGAaaagatttaaaaagaaCTATTGATAAAAAACCTTGTGAATGCACACCAGAAGATTATGAATGTGAAACTGGTTTTACTAGAAAGATAGGAAGTTATGAATGCAAACCTAATGATCCAACCCTAACAATAGAAGGATGTACAAGCAGCTCCTATTTTTATGCAGATGCATACAGAAAGGTCCCTGGTGATGTATGTATTAATGGATGGGTTCCTGAAAAAGTTCCTGTTCCTTGTCCAGCGCATGCCCCATTTAACAgaa gCGCCAAATCAATCTTATTCATAATATTCATTATGGCTATGATCATGCTCATAGTTACATATATATGCAGAAATCCCaagtttaaaaatttattttataattatg gTTTTGATACGTTTGAACATGTAAAGTATTCAGTTATCAAAAACAAGAGAGGAAATGTAAACACTAATGTATTTGAGCCAGAAATGGAATTTATAGACGCAGAACAa gaTGATAATGAAGAAGATGTTCCTACCCTTTTACCTTACTCGAATGAAAGGAATAgatcaaaaaataatgattttaaaCTAGCCAGAAATAGATCAAACCAAAATAATTTGAATGCATCAAGAAACATTTCTCCACCTAAAAATTATTCAGACAATATTGAgctattataa
- a CDS encoding pre-mRNA-splicing factor CWF18, putative: MEVRDNENLKFFNYIPINKELKKLCVPCPDTDEYEGKLDEELEEQLKNAFEGNVLDQINAKNINADLKRDLQKKLNVLSRKTDKAIIELIKRKINENNDMSTNNEDEENTSMTLNFEKKNDKNFGHVLYQTLNKLDDMDKSD, from the coding sequence atggaagtAAGAGacaatgaaaatttaaaattttttaattacattccaataaataaagaattaaaaaaattatgtgtACCTTGTCCTGATACTGATGAATATGAAGGAAAATTAGATGAAGAATTAGAagaacaattaaaaaatgctTTTGAAGGAAATGTTCTCGATCAGATTAATGCAAAAAACATCAATGCAGATTTGAAAAGagatttacaaaaaaaattaaatgttttATCTCGAAAAACTGATAAAGCTATTattgaattaataaaaaggaaaataaatgAGAATAATGATATGTCAACAAATAATGAAGACGAAGAAAATACTAGTATGACATTAAActtcgaaaaaaaaaatgataaaaactTTGGTCATGTTTTATATCAGACACTCAATAAATTAGATGATATGGATAAATCAGactaa
- the LAP5 gene encoding LCCL domain-containing protein, whose amino-acid sequence MEFLYFICLVFIFIIELCYSQSYDKENLKKLTEYRQQHRKTVDGRLCAAAFVQDDQTYTDCTKATDPNGVTGKEWCYVEVQLIGKGNRDWDYCRGVINYDVVRSKARTFFQAKSNELSNAVNKLDEENKKLSGIYEKYQEICGTTSELLKKKIQEINDIAKNSSRNINKLLLLASSISDTETKMYELIDEVEKNRKSFLENKKNCGVLKGYIVEERADGLIGSYYDNAYFSGYPISINNDKYINFIWDTGVPVENIPYQHFSVRWDGYLKIPQTDNYIIIIEHDCGVRIFLDDCPIIVDNMPNPKEDESEENRPISLLPIERVNANAHKISSEKLGLIGGKKYKFRLEYFHLSTIKYENPDIAHIILYWKSDNITEEIIPTNYFFQGNITSPLRITELKGDEFEIILLENGTYSYMNSLDYIIADIPSIHENAKGIRTHSDYNKNSVKFKINVFSTVFIAIPQKNDIPFNEISKKKFVNTKETLSIYQVQNTNTDISKQKIYNIYSSDYHDGDVIISFPKPTPFIIFIEQNELRSTNSCRGYVQAVSLTNSVYFDSCYTSSYESEKYDCNAGFSGNNEEKEYSTWKTAKNKSLGQYINIHFKHDIDVHSFTFKTLNSTENAVKEISLYFPNLKDPETFLISPGHHRYNLKIPIKTKTVKAVISKVNDSKIQSGGNITFYGIPCIDSKNQLKILEKKKQYEINIFFRSKNANILKPLNWLVDNGLKKQSHGVFKYGWEKLPTPIGTEHLDKKDLSHAGISFRPFECNNDSCDTFNKWSIDLLHEGLYYIAIEIGSPTGRQELNSIKVNDQNFINDIFLKSKQYTKVTGDINIKKNKTLEISTNTNTVIQSLQILFLHK is encoded by the exons ATggaatttctttattttatttgtcttgtattcatttttattattgaatTATGTTATTCTCAAAGTtatgataaagaaaatttaaaa aaactAACAGAGTATCGTCAACAACATAGAAAAACAGTTGATGGAAGATTATGTGCTGCAGCTTTTGTACAAGATGATCAAACCTATACTGATTGTACAAAAGCAACAGACCCTAATGGAGTAACAGGGAAAGAATGGTGTTATGTAGAAGTTCAATTAATAGGAAAAGGGAATAGAGATTGGGATTATTGTAGAGGAGTAATTAATTATGATGTTGTTCGCTCAAAAGCTCGAACCTTTTTCCAAGCGAAATCTAATGAATTAAGTAACGCTGTGAATAAACtagatgaagaaaataaaaaattatcaggTATATACGAAAAGTATCAAGAAATATGTGGAACAACTTCTGAATtattaaagaagaaaattcaAGAAATTAATGATATAGCTAAAAATTCAAgtagaaatattaataaattattattactagcATCTTCTATAAGTGATACTGAAACAAAAATGTACGAACTAATAGATGAAGtggaaaaaaatagaaaatcatttcttgaaaataaaaaaaattgtggCGTATTGAAAGGATATATTGTTGAGGAAAGAGCCGATGGTTTAATTGGTAGTTACTATGATAATGCGTATTTTTCCGGATATCCTATTTCgattaataatgataaatacataaattttatatgggATACAGGAGTTCCAGTAGAAAATATTCCTTATCAGCATTTTTCTGTTAGATGGGAtggatatttaaaaataccaCAAACggataattatattattatcatagAACATGACTGCGGTGTTCGAATATTTCTTGATGATTGCCCTATAATTGTGGATAATATGCCAAATCCCAAAGAAGATGAATCGGAAGAGAATAGGCCTATATCTCTTCTCCCGATTGAGAGAGTAAATGCAAATGCTCATAAAATAAGTTCGGAAAAATTGGGATTAATAGGAGGCAAGAAGTATAAATTTCGTTTggaatattttcatttgagcactattaaatatgaaaacCCAGATATTGctcatataattttatactGGAAATCTGATAACATAACAGAAGAAATTATACCAACTAATTATTTCTTTCAGGGGAATATAACTAGTCCTTTAAGAATTACAGAATTAAAAGGTGATGAATTTGAAATCATTCTGCTTGAAAATGGTACCTATTCCTATATGAATTCTCTAGATTATATAATTGCTGATATTCCTTCTATTCATGAAAATGCTAAAGGTATTAGAACACATTCtgattataacaaaaatagtgttaaatttaaaataaatgtatttaGCACGGTTTTTATAGCAATACCACAGAAAAATGATATTccttttaatgaaatatctaaaaaaaaatttgtaaatACAAAAGAAACGTTGTCTATATATCAAGTTCAAAATACAAATACTGATATATccaaacaaaaaatatataatatatattcatcCGATTATCACGATGGAGATGTAATTATAAGTTTTCCCAAACCAACtccttttattatatttatagaaCAAAATGAATTAAGATCTACCAACAGTTGTAGGGGATATGTACAAGCAGTTTCTCTAACAAATTCTGTTTATTTTGATTCATGTTACACTTCTTCTTATGAATCAGAAAAATATGATTGTAATGCTGGATTTAGTGGAAacaatgaagaaaaagaatattcTACATGGAAAACAGCTAAAAATAAATCTTTAGGAcagtatataaatattcattttaaacATGATATAGATGTACACTCATTTACttttaaaacattaaatTCCACAGAAAATGCAGTTAAGGAAATATCCTTATATTTTCCTAATTTAAAGGATCCTgaaacttttttaatatctccAGGTCACCATCGTTATAACCTTAAAATACccataaaaacaaaaacagtAAAAGCAGTCATATCGAAAGTGAATGATTCAAAAATTCAGAGTGGAGGTAATATAACATTTTATGGTATCCCATGTATAGATTCAAAAAATCagttaaaaattttagaaaaaaaaaaacagtatgaaattaatattttttttagaagtAAGAATGCCAATATATTAAAACCCTTAAATTGGCTAGTAGATAATGGATTGAAGAAACAATCACATGGAGTTTTTAAATATGGGTGGGAGAAATTACCTACGCCTATAGGAACAGAgcatttagataaaaaagatCTTTCTCATGCAGGAATTTCATTCCGTCCTTTTGAATGTAATAATGATTCATGTGatacttttaataaatgGTCAATAGATTTATTACATGAAGGATTATATTATATAGCAATTGAAATTGGATCACCTACTGGAAGGCAAGAATTAAATTCAATTAAAGTAAACGATCagaattttataaatgacATTTTCTTAAAGTCAAAACAATATACAAAAGTCACTGgtgatattaatataaaaaaaaataaaactctAGAAATTTCTACCAACACAAACACTGTAATACAATCCTTACAGATTCTATTCCTTCACAAGTaa